A window of Yoonia sp. SS1-5 genomic DNA:
CGCGTGAAACTGGCATCATTCTTCATTTTCACAGCCGTTTTGACGGCAATCATCTATCCGATCCAGGCCTCCTGGACCTGGGGCGGTGGTTTCCTTGCATCTGAACTGGGGTTCAGAGATCTGGCTGGCAGTACAGTTGTTCACGTCGTTGGTGGCGTTGCCGCCCTGACCGGCGCGTTGTTCGTCGGCTCGCGTGAGGGGCGCTTTGTTGATGGCAAGAAACTTGCGCTTGGCAACTACTCTTTGCCGCTGGCAACAGTTGGTACACTGATCTTGTGGATGGGGTGGTACGGGTTCAATGCGGGCTCTTACCTGAGCTTCTCAACCGATGGGGACGCTGCCAACGTGGCCCGCATCTTCATGAACACGAACCTGGCTGCCGCAGGCGGGGTCATTGTTGCGGCCTTCGTATCATACCTTCGGAAGTTCCGCTTTGATCTGTCCTACATGCTGAACGGTGCCCTTGGTGGCCTGGTCGCCATCACGGCAGAGCCGCTCTTTCCGGCGCCAATCTGGGCGTTTGCGGTTGGCATGGGCGGCGGTCTGATCGTCTTTTGGGCCAATCAGCTTCTGGACTACTTCAAAATTGATGACGTTGTTGGCGCCATCCCGGTCCACTTGTTCTGTGGCGTCTGGGGCACCATCGCTGCGGGTTTCACCAACCCCGAAGCATCCGTTCTGGGGCAGCTATCCTCGGTCTTGATCGTTATTGCCTATGTTGCAGTAACCACCAGCCTTGTCTGGATCGCACTGAAGGAAACGATTGGTCTGCGCGTCACAGCGGCCAAGGAAGCCTATGGCATCGACAAAAGCGAATTTGTGCAGGATTATTGATCGCTGCAAAAGTTGTTGTGGCCAGGGTTTTTCCTTGGCCACAAATACAGGCCCTCGCCTGTCATTATTAGTCAGTGAGGTTGCTGCCAGAGGCGCGCAATCTTGTTTCGGAGTAAGACAAATGAAAATGCTGACCAGTGGTTTTGCAATATCGCTAGCGATTTTGGCAACCGATGTGAAAGCTGACCAAATGCTGATGGTTGATGGTGAAGAATATTCGCTGTCGTCCCTGACGGAAAATTGCCAAAGCATTACCGACGACCCTGCAGCACAGATCGCCTGTTTCAGCGCACTGTCCAAGCTGATCGAAGAGCAGGCAGCAGACGCCCAGGAAAACCAGGTTTCCGTGCCGCAAGCCCTGGATGCCTTACGGGCGGTGGCCCAGTATCAGGACGCCGATTCAGGTCTGTCGATTGCTGGTTCTGACTGCAATATCCATACCGTCTATTTCAACAACTACTTTCATATCAGCCGCCGCAACGTATCGACCATTGACCTGTTCAGCGCCCAGTTTGACGCCTCAAAGCTGCTCTTTGATCAGACCGTCAAGGCCCAAGGCACACAGGCCCCCTTGTCAAAGGGGTTCATGGATGCCGGCGCAAATGCGGTGGTCCGCGGCGGTGTGGAATTGGATTCGACGCTGGATAACTTTGCCCCCATATCGGCCCGAATGACGCTTGACGTTTACGCAAATGAAGTTGTCGGCCAGTTGCCAGCCGTGCAAGCGCAGGCATTCGACTTTGTTCTGGTCCATCCGCAGCGCAGCCAGTCCAGCGTGGAAATCTGGACCGCTTTCGAGGCCTTCGTGAACGCATGCAAATAGTGGTCGCGGGCTGGCATGTCTGGCATCGACTGCAAAGGGCTGAACCGCCACGCTTTGGATCGTCAAAGCGCATGTTGACCTAAAACGGTGTAAACCTGCCAACAAGATCGTCACGTTAGGGGCTTTATCCCAGCCCCATATCGCGGCGATCTTTTTTTGTGGGGCGCCCGCCCTTTTCGTATTTTGGGTTGGCCCCGCGCGCGCCATCGGGTCGTTCCTTGGGGGCCGGGGTCAGGTCTTCATACAGGGCTTGTGCTTCGGGTGCAGGCCCGCGCCTGTCGCCGCAGGCAAGGATCCGTACCACTTTGGTTTCGCGTGCCTGAATGAATGTCAGCACATCCCCCGGCCCGACAGATCGGGCTGGTTTGCTGACCGGTTGGCTGTCCACCCGGACCTTGCCTGCGGTGACCACCCCTGCCGCAAGGCTGCGCGACTTGAAGAAACGCGCATGCCACAGCCATTTGTCCAGCCGGATCGTCTGCCGGGCGGGGTTGGTCAATCCTTCTTGAACCCTGCCAGCGCCGCGGCAAAGGGATTGTCTGGATCAATCTGCTTTTCGCGCTTTGGCTTGGCCTGATAGCTTTGCGGCTTGTTGCCGCCACCCGGCTTGGGCTTGCCCCGTCCTTTGGGTTTGCCCTTGCCACGCGGTTTGTCGCCTTGCGGACGCCCGCCCTGCCGCGCGGCGCGGCCGCCCCATGTGAAGGTATAAAAGACCTCCATTTCCGGGCCAGTGTCCGGGGCTTCCAACGGCGTCTCAGCGGGGGCCGCATCGGTGGGCGGAACAACTTCCGTAGGCGCCCGGCTTGGGATTTCGGCTGGTGTTTCTGTCGTCTCGGGCGTTGGTGTCGCAACGGCTTCGGTTGCGACGGCCTTGACCTTTTCGCGCTCGTCCTTAGCGGCCTTGTAACCCAGTCCGGTCATCAAATCGGCAAATTGGTCCAGCGTCATGCCAGTGATCGACAACATGTCGGGGTTGGCCTCGAACCCGCCGCGGCTATCCTTGTCGCGCAGCATATCAGCCAGACGTTCGAGCATGTCGATACGGATCGCCCGTTCACCCGCAGCCCGGTAGCCGGACATTGCGTAATAGCCCGGGGTCGCATCCTTGGCCGCCGGGACAGTGACCAAGCCGGGCGGCGGGCTTTCTGGGAACTCTGACAACCCTTTGGACAACGACCACAGCACCAGCCGCAAACGGGTTGGCGCAGGTTTCAGCAGCAATGGCTGAAAAATCGTGAACTGGCCAAATCGGACCCCATGCTTGCGCAGCGCGCCGCGTGCATCCTGATCCAGCGCCTTGACCTCATCAGCGACTTCACCCCGGGGAATGATGCCAAACCCCTCGGCCATGCGGTAGGCAAACCCTTTGGCCGGCCCTTCGAGGGTTTCGTCATTCTTGAGCGCCAGCAATCCCTCAAAGCCCGCAGCCACCTTGCGATCAATGAAATGCTGCAAGCGGCGTTGCACCTTTGTGGCCACGTCGGGGCCAGCCTCGTCATCAACAAAAGCCTCGACACCGGGCTTGAAAGGATCGGAACCGGCGACAAGCTTGCCCACGGCCTGATCACCCCACATCAACCCGCCTTGCTCGGTAAAGTCGATCTCGGGATCGGGCGCGTTGTAAAAGCGATCCGCCAAAAGGTGGAATTGCGGTGCCAATGCCTGAACGGACGCCTGCCGCAGCGTTTTCGCCTCATCCGGGCTGCCAGCCTTGTCCATCCGAAACCGGAACCCTTCGAGCCGCCCAACGAATTCACCTTCGACGGTCACTTCACCTTTGTCGTTCACCTCAGCCACAAGGCTCTCCTTTTGTTTGAGCCGGCGAAGCAGAATGCTGGTCCGCCGGTCCACAAATCTTTGCGTCAATGCGCCATGCAGCGCATCTGATAGTCGATCTTCTACCGCGCGCGTTTCCTCGCGCCAATGAGATTCGTCAACCAACCACCCTTTGCGTTGGGCGACATAGGTCCATGTGCGGATATAAGCCAATCGTTTCGACAAGGCGTCAATGTCACCATCGGGCCGGTCGATACGCCGCACCTGAAGCCCAAACCAATTGGCATCCACATGGCCCAACTGATGCAGGTCATGAAAAATATGCGTCAGCAGGTTAGCGTGTTCCCCCGCCGATATGCCCCGAAAATCCGGCACACGACAGACATCCCAAAGCAATCTGACAGATGGCCCATCAGTGGCCCGCGCCAATACTGCGGCATCCGCCGCCAGGGTCTTGAGTGCGCGCAGGTCGTCACTTTCGCGCACCCGGGTCAGCCATGTGTCGTCTGTTCTGGCTTCGAGATTGGCGATCAGCCGCTTGACCGATCCAAACTGCAGGTCGCTGCTACGCCATTGCAATTTCTTGACGGGCTGGAACCGATGATCGCATATGGCCTCTGCCACCGCATCATCCAGCAGCGGCGCTTCACCTGTCACGCCGAAGGTTCCGTTATCCACATGTCGGCCGGCCCGGCCAGCGATCTGGGCCAGTTCCTGCGGCTGCAAATGCCGCATCTTGCGCCCGTCGAATTTGGTCAGCGAGGAAAAGGCGACATGGCTGATATCCAGGTTCAGCCCCATGCCGATGGCATCTGTGGCAACCAGATAATCCACATCGCCATTCTGGTACATTTCAACCTGCGCGTTGCGGGTACGTGGGCTAAGCGCGCCCATGACAACTGCAGCACCGCCTTTGGTGCGGCGCAACAGCTCTGCGATCGCATATACATTTTCAACAGAAAAACCCACAATTGCGGATCTTGCGGGCATTCTGCTTATCTTTTTCGAACCTGAATAGGAAAGTTGCGACATGCGCTCGCGGCGCATGAATTGCGCATCCGGAACCATCGCAGCAATCGCCCCGCGCATCGTTTCGGCCCCAAGAAACAGCGTCTCGTGCAGGCCGCGGGCATGTAACAGCCGGTCTGTAAAGACATGCCCGCGATCAGGGTCCGCGCAAAGCTGGATTTCATCCACCGCCAGAAAATCGCAGCCCATCCCATCGGGCATCGCCTCGACCGTGCAGACCCAATATGCCGCCCGCGGCGGTACGATCCGCTCTTCCCCTGTGACAAGGGCGACGACAGAGGGGCCGCGCACAGCAACGATCCGGTCATAAACCTCGCGCGCCAATAACCGCAGCGGCAGGCCAATGACGCCCGTCCGGTAGGACAGCATCCGCTCGATCGCGTAATGCGTCTTGCCGGTATTCGTCGGGCCGAGAACGGCCGTGATCCGGGAGGCTAACATGATCTTCCCCGCCAAGAGAGGGTGGGCCTAAAGCGCCTGTCCCTCAAGCTGCACTTGCAAAACGTCGATTGCCTCACGGGTCTGGGCGGATTGCGGGTTGATTTCAAGGATAAGCTGATAAAGTTCCAGCGCATCTGCCGGACGCTCCAGATCCTGCATGATGGTCGCCAACCCGCGCATCGCCTCGAAATGACGCGGGTTCAGGCGCAGAGTGGTGCGGATATCGGCCAGTGCCGGACCAACCAGCCCGCGCAAGTAGTAGGCCGTCGCACGGCCAAAATAGCCGGACGCAAAATCAGGCGCATGATCAACGAGCGCTGAATAATGTTCCAGTGCGGCGTCTGTATCGCCTTCTTCCAGCGCATCACTGCCACGGCGCAGCAGCAGATCCATGGCCGGTGAGCCACTTTTTTCCCATTGCGCGATGATCCGCTGTTCGACCGCCAGATAGCTTTCCGCATCGGCGTCTAACAGCTCTTGATAAAGTTCATCCAACGCGGTTT
This region includes:
- a CDS encoding helicase-related protein, producing the protein MLASRITAVLGPTNTGKTHYAIERMLSYRTGVIGLPLRLLAREVYDRIVAVRGPSVVALVTGEERIVPPRAAYWVCTVEAMPDGMGCDFLAVDEIQLCADPDRGHVFTDRLLHARGLHETLFLGAETMRGAIAAMVPDAQFMRRERMSQLSYSGSKKISRMPARSAIVGFSVENVYAIAELLRRTKGGAAVVMGALSPRTRNAQVEMYQNGDVDYLVATDAIGMGLNLDISHVAFSSLTKFDGRKMRHLQPQELAQIAGRAGRHVDNGTFGVTGEAPLLDDAVAEAICDHRFQPVKKLQWRSSDLQFGSVKRLIANLEARTDDTWLTRVRESDDLRALKTLAADAAVLARATDGPSVRLLWDVCRVPDFRGISAGEHANLLTHIFHDLHQLGHVDANWFGLQVRRIDRPDGDIDALSKRLAYIRTWTYVAQRKGWLVDESHWREETRAVEDRLSDALHGALTQRFVDRRTSILLRRLKQKESLVAEVNDKGEVTVEGEFVGRLEGFRFRMDKAGSPDEAKTLRQASVQALAPQFHLLADRFYNAPDPEIDFTEQGGLMWGDQAVGKLVAGSDPFKPGVEAFVDDEAGPDVATKVQRRLQHFIDRKVAAGFEGLLALKNDETLEGPAKGFAYRMAEGFGIIPRGEVADEVKALDQDARGALRKHGVRFGQFTIFQPLLLKPAPTRLRLVLWSLSKGLSEFPESPPPGLVTVPAAKDATPGYYAMSGYRAAGERAIRIDMLERLADMLRDKDSRGGFEANPDMLSITGMTLDQFADLMTGLGYKAAKDEREKVKAVATEAVATPTPETTETPAEIPSRAPTEVVPPTDAAPAETPLEAPDTGPEMEVFYTFTWGGRAARQGGRPQGDKPRGKGKPKGRGKPKPGGGNKPQSYQAKPKREKQIDPDNPFAAALAGFKKD
- a CDS encoding tetratricopeptide repeat protein; protein product: MTTLTHRFKYIVAALFLGVGFSLPAFAQQTALDELYQELLDADAESYLAVEQRIIAQWEKSGSPAMDLLLRRGSDALEEGDTDAALEHYSALVDHAPDFASGYFGRATAYYLRGLVGPALADIRTTLRLNPRHFEAMRGLATIMQDLERPADALELYQLILEINPQSAQTREAIDVLQVQLEGQAL
- a CDS encoding ammonium transporter → MSKKFIGVALLAALAAGPAQAQQASSGVSPFVMNTMFIVFCGVLVMWMTAGFAMLEAGFVREKNVVTQCAKNIGLFAIASTAFVLSGYGLMFPNGNWMLPGIMGYGGSIEIANVVEGRSDFVGRGHAAASDIFFQSMFCVAVASIVSGAVAERVKLASFFIFTAVLTAIIYPIQASWTWGGGFLASELGFRDLAGSTVVHVVGGVAALTGALFVGSREGRFVDGKKLALGNYSLPLATVGTLILWMGWYGFNAGSYLSFSTDGDAANVARIFMNTNLAAAGGVIVAAFVSYLRKFRFDLSYMLNGALGGLVAITAEPLFPAPIWAFAVGMGGGLIVFWANQLLDYFKIDDVVGAIPVHLFCGVWGTIAAGFTNPEASVLGQLSSVLIVIAYVAVTTSLVWIALKETIGLRVTAAKEAYGIDKSEFVQDY
- a CDS encoding RNA-binding S4 domain-containing protein, producing the protein MTNPARQTIRLDKWLWHARFFKSRSLAAGVVTAGKVRVDSQPVSKPARSVGPGDVLTFIQARETKVVRILACGDRRGPAPEAQALYEDLTPAPKERPDGARGANPKYEKGGRPTKKDRRDMGLG